The genome window ATTAGAACAATATCGCCAATTTGTAGTGAGTGATAAGTCAAAATCCGCCTTTAAGCAAATGATAGAAGTCTTATTAGATAGTCATAATGCCCCAAATATTCAGCATTGCCGCGGCGGAAAAGATCGAACCGGTTATGGCGCATTACTGGTACTTTCCATGTTAGGTGTTCCGAAAGAAACCATTGTGCAGGACTATATGCTCACCCATTTTAACCGGCTTGAACGTAACGAAATTAAAATGGCAGGATATCGGAAAATAACTCAAGACAAAAATGTACTGGATTATTTACTTTCACTGATTGATACTCAAGAATCATTTATTATAGAGGTATTTAATACGATGGAAGAAATATCCGGCTCTGTAGAAAACTATATTAAAAATGAACTTAAATTCACAAATAATGATATTAAGCAACTTAGAGAAATATACTTAGTTTAAATAAATTCACTTGTTATATAAACAACCACAGGCTTAATAAAATAAACCTGAGTGATGGCTGTATTTAATAAATAGTAAAATAGCCACATAGCCTATTTATTGTGGCTATTTTATTGACGAAAAAATCCGTTATTGGTTATAAAATCAATAATTACTTTTGTTCGCCAGTTTTATTCAATGAATTTTTAACTGCTTTATTTTTGTCCGTAATACGCATTTTTACCGTGTTTACGTAAATAGTGTTTATCTAATAATACTTGTTGCATTGAACCTATTTGTGAACTTAATTGACGGGTAAATAAATTCATATAGGCAATTTCTTCTAATACCACGGCATTATGCACTGCATTATCGGGGCTTGTTCCCCAAGCAAATGGGCCATGGCTATTCACTAATACCGCTGGAATATCTTTTGCTGACAGCCCTTTTTCCTTAAAGGTTTCGATGATCACATGGCCTGTTTCTCTTTCATAATCCCCTTCAATTTCACTTTCTGTCATTTTACGGGTACAAGGGATTTCACCATAGAAATAATCAGCGTGGGTTGTCCCTAATGCACTCAATGGCTGCCCTGCTTGAGCCCAAATAGTGGCATGACGGGAGTGAGTATGAACAATACCGCCAATTTCAGGGAATGCTTGGTACAGCGCCAAATGCGTGTCAGTATCTGAAGAAGGTCGATATTTCCCTTCTACCACTTCTCCACTTTCCAACGAGACCACCACCATGTCCTCTGCTTTCATGGTTTCATAGTCAACGCCAGAAGGTTTTATCACCATTAACCCAGCTTCACGGTCAATACCACTCACATTACCCCAAGTAAAAGTTACTAGGTTATGTTTGGGTAAGGCGAGATTCGCTTCAAAAACCTGTTGTTTCAATTGTTCTAACATAACAACTCCCTAGCTTGCTAAAATATGCTTTAATATCAACAACAAAAATTTATTATGGTGATGTTTTTTGTGTGTTGATAACCTATATCTACCTATTAAGGTAAACAGATTTAGGCCATTTAAAAAGCACCTCACTTTACAAACTCGCAACAAAACAGCCTAACTCAGGCATAATCGGTCATACTCAGTCAAATAAAGTCACCACCAAGATGTGGTTAATTGACCGAGTTAGCCCAATATTTTTTGTTTATTGTGAGAAAAACAAAAAGACACCGCCAATATAGTGATATGAGTCTAATTATTATGTAATAAAATTATATTAAATTCATAAAATGAAGATCAAAGTCACTTTAATCGGCTTTGTTTTTTTCAAAAAGAGATTACTTGAATCCAATCACGACAAAAAAAAAGCAACACGGGCAGAATAAATATCGTGGAAATAATAGGAGCTAAATATGTTACAAGCCGAACGCCATAAATTAATATGTTCTCATGTTTCGCAGAATGGTTCGGCATTGGTACGTGATTTAGCTCAATTATGTCTCGTGTCTCAAGAAACTATTCGTCGTGATTTGACGACTCTTGAGCGAGAAAACAGGATCATCCGTAGCTTTGGAGGCGCGGTGGCCATCGACCAAGAAGAAATGCCGATGGTGAATGTTATGCCATCTTCGGTCAAACTCAGTCAAATGGTTGATGGCGCAGAGTCTTTTCGTAAAAGAACTGAAGAACATCCTGATGCCAAAATGAAAATTTCGAAGGCTGCACTAAAATTAATTCAGCCTGGTGACTGTATTATGCTAGATAACAGCAGTACTTGCTGGTTTCTAGCACGGCAAATACCCGATATCGACATCACTGTGGTGACAAACTCGGTCAAAATTATCCAAGCGTTGGCCTGCCGTGACCGAGTTCGTGTTATTGGTATTGGTGGGGAATATTCAGAACGTCATGATGATTTTCATGGCCCAATTGCAGAAAGTATTATTCGTAGCTTTCAGATAAAAACCTTATTTCTTTCATGCCAAGGATTCAATATCGAAAATGGTATTCGCGATGGCAGTGAAATAAACTCAAAATTAAAAAATATTATGTTACAGGTTTCTGAAAATAAAGTTTTGCTCGCGGATAATAGTAAATTAGGAAAGTATGCATTTAGTCAGGTTTGTACATTTGATGATATTGACGTATTAATTACAAACAAACTAAATGATAATAATTTTCAAAAACAATTCTCTAATCTTAAAATTATCGAGTGTGACAAATAATTTATAAAAATAAAAATTATATAGCTGTAATGTAAGTAAAAATAATAAGTTCCATTTTATTTTCTGTATTAAATAAGTGCAGGGATATTATTTACTCATAATTCCTAGCACTTAATTATAGGCATATCTAAATATGAGAAATTCATTATTTCTAAAAATAAAAATTCTTGATTTAGTATCCATCTACACTAAGGAATACAACTATGAACATGAAGAAGCTAGTTTTACCTTGTTTAATGAGCGTTGCACTATTTTCAAATGTCGCGATGGCTGAATCACAAAAAGCACAAAAGCCCTTTACCATGGGTGTCGTCGTGAAAGTCGGTGGTATTCCTTGGTTTAATGTTATGGAACAAGGTATTACTGAAGAAGGCAAAAAACTGGGAGTAAACGCCTTCCAAGTTGGCCCAACAACCGCTGACCCTGCGGAACAAGTTCGTGCTATCGAAGATTTAATCGCCAAAAAAGTAGATGTCATTGGCGTTGTCCCTAACGACGCTAAAGTTCTTGAACCTGTATTAAAGCGAGCTCAAGACGCTGGAATTAAAGTCATTACCCACGAATCACCAGACCAAAAAAATGCAGATTGGGACTTTGAATTACTTGATACCCAAAGTATGGGGGCTAACCATATGAGAGATATGGCGGCATGCATGGGCGAAGAAGGCAAATATGCCATGTTTGTAGGAAGCCTGACAGTACCATTAGTGAACGAATGGGCAGACGCGGCAATTGCTTACCAAAAAGCAAACTACCCGAAAATGCAAATGGTCGATGACCGCTTTGGTGTTGCCGAATCCGTTGACGACTCAATGCGTACAGCCAATGATTTATTATCTAAACACAAAGACTTAAAAGGTATCATGTCATTTGGTTCACAAGGCCCTATCGGTGCAGGCCGTGCCATTGATAAACGCCGCAAAAATGATGAAACCTGTGTATTCGGGACATTTACGCCAGGCCAAGGCATCAAATTACTGGAAAAAGGTGCAATTGATGGCGGCTATATTTCCAATCCAAAAGTCGCAGGACAAGTATTTGTACAGGTTGCAACTGCCATGATGAATGGTGAAGAAATTAAAGATGGCGTGTCTATTGGTGATATGGGTGAAATCAAAGTCAGTGGTAACACCATTTTGAGTGATAACCCCGTTAATTTGAATATTGAAAATACTAAAAAATTAGTCGAAGTCGGTCTGTAATTTCACCCTGTTAAAATAACATTCACAACAAAAATACAATATTTATCAATATATTAAATTTTATGTTCTTTGAGTTCGAGTTGCCTGTACTAACACAGCAGCTCGAACTCATCACGAACAAGCCAACACCAATTTATTTGCAGTAGGAATTGTACTTATGACAAGCACCTCAAAAGCTGACAAATCCGATCCACTCATTACCTTGCGAGACCTTTCCAAAAGCTTCGGTGGTCACCGTGCATTACGCAATATCGATTTGACGCTCAACAAAGGTGAAGTGCACTGTTTAGCAGGCACCAATGGGTGTGGGAAAAGCACATTAATTAAAACCATCAGTGGTGTCTATGCCCCTGATGACGGTAGCAAAATTGAAATTGATGGAAAAAGCTATCATCGGCTGACGCCAGATAAAGCCCGTGAATTAGGTGTACAAGTTATCTACCAAGATTTGTCGTTATTTCCTAATTTAACCGTTGCCGAAAATATCGCTTTTGAGCTGAATCTCAAAGGCTATTTTGGCTGGTTTCGCAAAAAACAACTGCGCGAAAAAGCGTTAGAAATCCTCAATGAGTTGGCTTTCACCATTGACCCTGACACACCGGTACAATTCTTACCCATTGCTCAACGCCAACAAGTTGCTATCTGCCGAGCCTTAGTCGCTGATGCACGTCTGGTGATTATGGATGAACCAACGGCTTCATTGACCCGTACAGAAGTCAACCAACTACTCTCAACAGTTAATTACCTAAAAGATAAGGGAATTACCGTTGTTTTTGTGAGTCATCGACTAGAAGAAGTCAAAGAGATCTCTGACCGCATCACCGTGATCCGTGATGGTCAAAAAATTGGGACATGGCCTGCTGAAGGCTTAACTACACGCAAAATTACTGAATTAATGACTGGCTTAGACATTGTCCATGAACGTAAGCCACCAAATAACGCGGAAGACCGACGCACGGTACTCGAGATAAAAAACCTCAGTCGAGCTGGCCAATATCGTGATATCAACTTAAATTTAAAACGCGGCGAAGTATTAGGTTTATGTGGTTTGCTTGGTTCAGGCCGCACCGAATTAGCGCTATCGTTGTTTGGCATTACCCATCCAGACAGCGGCGAATTATTCATCGAAGGCAAGCCTGTTAAGTTAAAAAATAACACCGACGCTATTAAGCGTGGTATTGGTTATGTATCTGAAGACCGCCTGACTTTAGGCGCTATCTTACAGCAATCCATCGCAGACAATATGGTGATTTCGATTCTTGATCGACTCAAAACACCATGGCATTTAATCGATGAAAAACAGTGCCAAGACATCGTACAAGAGTGGATAGCCGACTTAGATATTAAAGTCACCGACCCAAATAACGCCCTTTCAACACTTTCAGGCGGTAACCAGCAAAAAGTGGTACTTGCCAAATGGATTTTAACACGCCCTAAAGTACTGATTTTAGATTCGCCAACCGTTGGCGTCGATATCGGTGCAAAAGACAGTATTTACAAACTCATTCACCGTTTGTCAGGTGTCGGTATCTCTATTTTATTAATTACCGATGAAGCCTCCGAAGCTTATTACAATTGCGACAGAATTTTACATATGAAACAAGGCTCTATCGTCAAAGAAATTGTGACAGATTCCATCAATGAGCAACAATTGGAGGAAATCATCAATGGCTAATTGGCAAAAATTACGACCACAATCTGTCGAAGGCTGGCTGACTTGGGTCATTCTTATCATGGTGGTGTTCTTCACATTGATGAGCCCGCAATTTCTGACTATTCAAAATTTACTCGACCTCAGTGAAAGCTATGCGGTGACGGGTATTTTCGCCTTGGGCTTATTTGTGGTTCTTGTCACTGGGGGCATTGATATTTCGTTTGCTGCTGTGGCTTCCGTAGTGCAATACGTGATTGCGACTTGGTTATTACAAGGTTTTATTGCAAGCCCTGCGGTCAGTATCACATTAGCGATTATCATCGGTATCGCCTTTGGATTAATCAATGCCATTTTGATTTATTCGCTGAATGTTGTGTCGATCATTATCACCATTAGTATGCAATCACTGCTGTTTGGGATGCTGATGTGGTTAACCAATGGGCACAGTATTTATGACTTGCCTGATTGGTGGGTTGACCCTGTGACTATCTTGCCTTTTGAAGTGGATGGCGAATATTACCAAGTTGGCTTGCCGTTAATTGTGATGCTTGGCATTGCCTTCTTAACGTGGATTTTGATGAATAAAACCCACATCGGCCGTCAGTTATACGCTGTAGGCGGAAGTCAAGAATCTGCATCTCGTATTGGTATCCGTGTTTCAGTGATTTACTTGTTTGCCTATGGCTACCTTGGTGCAATGGCGGCGATTGGCGGCATGTTGCAAACCTACCGAATGAGCGAAGTGGTACCGAGTGCCCTTGTGGGCGGAGAGCTGGATGTGCTTGCTGCAGCTGTATTAGGTGGCGCCAGTTTATCCGGTGGACGAGGCTCTGTGATAGGTACACTAATGGGCGTTTTCCTGATTGGTATCTTGAAAAACGGCCTAAACCTGATTGGTGTTTCAAACTACTTCGTCAATATCGTCATTGGGCTGGTTATTCTCATTGCGATTTGTATTACTCACTACAAAAAACGTAAAGAGACGGACGTAGGTTTTGTTTAACAGGAATATCACCATGAAAAAAAATGCTTTTTTTAAAATTGATGGCTCTGTTATCGGACTGCTTTCAATCTTTGTTCTGGCTATCGCCGCATTTAGTATTGCCATGCCAGGTCACTTTTTTACCCAAAACACGTTTTTAAGTATCACTTTTCAGTTACCTGAATTGGGCTTACTTACCTTTGCCATGTTTGTACCTATGTTAAGTGGCGGCTTAAACCTTGCAATTATTAGTACCGCTAACTTAACCGGCCTGTTTATGGCTTGGGTGTTTATCAATTACCTTCCGGTGGATGCAGGAACGGGTACACAGCTGATGTGGTTAGTCTTCGCATTAATTGGCGCAACCGTAATTGCGGTCATTATTGGTAGCTTAACGGGACTGATGATCTCCCACATCGGGGCGCACCCTATTCTAGTCACTCTCGGCACCATGACGATTATCAGCGGTATTGGCGTTTACCTCACCAAAGGAGCGGCACTCAGTGGCATGCCGCCCATTGTTCGTGCCATTGGCTCCGATACCGTGCTTGGGGTGCCAATCGCGATGATTATTTTCATCGTTACCGCAATTCTGTTAGCGCTTTTTCTAGGCTGTACGCGGCTAGGTAAAAATATTTATATGAGTGGCAGTAATATCAATGCAACGTGGTTCAGCGGTATTCGTACCGACCGTGTGATGATTGCGATATACACCATTTCTAGTCTGTTATGTGTGTTAGCTGGGCTAATCATGATGGCTCGCTTTAACTCTGCACGTATGGGCTACGGAGATTCCTATTTACTGCTCACCATTCTTGCCATCGTATTAGGTGGAACTAACCCATTTGGGGGAGTTGGTAAGGTTAGCCGAGTGTTCTGTGCCTTATTAGTTTTACAGGTCATTGCGACAGGTTTAAGCCTGCTAGGCGTGAGCCTGCACTTTAACCTCGCTGTTTGGGGGATCACGCTCATCTTGGCATTAGCATTCAAGTTCTTCAAAGAAAAATGGAGTGCTAAACGTGCGATGAACCGCAACCAACGCCTTAATAAAGCATCGACACAAAGTTAATTTTTCAAGGGGAAAACCATGCGCAAGCATCCAATTGGTATTTATGAAAAAGCATTACCGAAAAACAGCAGTTGGTTAGAAAAATTAGTTATCGCAAAATCTGCGGGTTACGATTTTGTGGAAATGTCAGTAGATGAAACTGACGAACGTCTAGCTCGGTTAGACTGGAGCATCGCAGAACGCCTGGAAGTTGTTAGAGCCATTCAAGAAACAGGCATTCGCATTCCAAGTATGTGTTTATCTGGCCATCGCCGCTTTCCTTTCGGTAGCCATGATGAAGCCACCCGTATGATGGCCTATACCTTAATGGAAAAAGCCATTAAGCTCGCTCAAGACTTAGGCATTCGTACTATCCAGCTCGCGGGTTATGACGTTTACTATGAAGAACAAGATGCCGAAACGATTGCCAATTTCGAAAAAGGCATGCAATGGGTCAGTGAAATTGCGGCCGCCTCTCAAGTGATGTGTGCAGTGGAAATCATGGATACGCCTTTTATGAATTCCATTAGCAAATGGCAAACGCTTTCCGATAAGATTCGCTCACCTTGGTTCAGTGTGTATCCTGATGTCGGTAACTTAACCGCGTGGGGTAATGATGTCGAAAAAGAATTCACCCAAGGAATTGAACACGTCGCAGCGATTCACTTAAAAGATACGTATGCAGTGACCGAAACCTGCAAAGGCCAATTTCGTGATGTGCCTTTCGGCGAAGGCTGCGTAGATTTTGTTAATTTATTCAAATTATTAAAACGTTTAAATTACCGCGGTTCCTTCCTGATTGAAATGTGGACAGAAAAAGCCGATGAGCCGCTGATTGAAATTATCAAAGCCCGTCATTGGATGGAAGACAAAATGCAACAAGCAGGCTGGTACAACGCCTAAAGGAGCCGATAATGAATGCATTTTTTATGGGTGTTGACCTTGGTGGTACCGTCATTAAAGCGGGTATCTACACCGCAGAAGGCCAAGAAATTACCGTTGCTGAACATTCTTTTCCCACTGAGAGTCCACAAGCAGGTTTTAGTGAACGCAATATGGAGATGCTGTGGGAAGCGGCTTGCAGTGTGATTCGCCAAGCGATTCAAAATAGCCAACTCAGTCCCGCCCAAATTTCTGGTGTCAGCTTTTCTTCTCACGGCAAAGGGCTGTATTTACTCAATAGCCAAGGAAAACCGGTTAGAAATGGGATTGTGTCATCTGATTCACGCGCTCAATCTATTGTTGATGAATGGCACCAAGACGGCACTGCGGATAAAGCTTATCCATTGAGTTTGCAGCAATTATGGGCTTCTCATCCTGTGGCCCTACTACGCTGGTTAAAACAATACGAGCCTGATAATTATCGTGATACTCAGCATGTTTTGATGGTCCACGATTACATCCGCTACCGTCTAACCGACCAAATTGCCTGCGAAGAAACCAATATTTCTGGTAGCCAATTATTTAACCAAACCCTGTCGAGCTATGATCCTAAATTATGCCAATTATTTGGTATTGATGAGGTAAATGACAAACTCGCACCAGTAATTAACTCAGCGCAATTAGCAGGAACGGTAACCCACAAAGCTGCTGTAGAATCTGGGCTTGTGGAAGGAACCCCTGTATTTGGTGGCTTCTTTGATGTCGTGGGTGCAGCGTTGGCGTCAGGGGTAAGTCAAAAAGATAAACTCAGCGCCGTAGCCGGAACTTGGACCATTTCAACACGTGTCTTCGATGAAATTGTGCCTTCAGATTACCCATACGTATGGAGTAAATACTGTATTCCAGGTACCTATTTTGTCCACGAAGGCAGCCCGACTTCCGCCAGTAACCTCGCGTGGTTCACTCGTCACTTCTTCAATCAACGTTTGCAAGATTATGATGTACTGAATCACTGTGTGGCTGAAGGGGCAACGCGGCCAAACGATATTCTATTTTTCCCTTGGCTGTACGGTTCTAACTACCACAGTAATTTGCACGGTGGTCTACTCGGATTAAGTTCACACCATACGGATGCCGATATTGTTTATGCTATCTATCAAGGGATTGTATTTTCACATTTATTGCACCAAGACCGTATCGTTGGCCTTGATAATACAACTGAATCTATTCGCTTCACAGGTGGCCCAACACAGTCACCATTGTGGATGCAAATGTTCTGTGATGCCAGTAACTTGCCGTTAGATGTCGTCAACGTACAGCAATCAGGTTGCCAAGCCGCAGCACTTTGTGCCGCTGTCGGAACAGGTTACTACTCAGGTTTTGATGTCGCCATTGCAGCAAGTACCCCTAAAATCACCACTTACCAACCAAACTCCGTTGGGTATCAACAGTTACGTGATAAATTTGCCCGCTTTAAAGCAGTTGCCGATGCATTGAGTCAATAACCTATTGAATAAAGATAATAAAGGCAGAACAGATAATTCGGTTCTGCCTTATTTTTTGACAAATTAATTGTCAGCGACGACTTGGGTATTAACTGTGGCTGGTGATAATACGGTATCCTGCGGCAAGCTATCGTACTTCACAAACTCATCCCGTGGGAAAACAAAGACATCAATATCTTTTTCAGGTGTGATAGTCTCCGCTACGATACTTTTCGCTGGGGATGTTAGGTTAGTTTCTACGCCTAACCACGACGCGAAATAATCAAATAAATTCCACTCAC of Providencia rettgeri contains these proteins:
- the iphP gene encoding Tyrosine-protein phosphatase precursor, which encodes MKLINRPNCHVGEKKTYHLDATAQTAELAAQFAASPDNEDKALIESVIQHIPKEMINGDGLQILEQYRQFVVSDKSKSAFKQMIEVLLDSHNAPNIQHCRGGKDRTGYGALLVLSMLGVPKETIVQDYMLTHFNRLERNEIKMAGYRKITQDKNVLDYLLSLIDTQESFIIEVFNTMEEISGSVENYIKNELKFTNNDIKQLREIYLV
- the araD gene encoding L-ribulose-5-phosphate 4-epimerase; amino-acid sequence: MLEQLKQQVFEANLALPKHNLVTFTWGNVSGIDREAGLMVIKPSGVDYETMKAEDMVVVSLESGEVVEGKYRPSSDTDTHLALYQAFPEIGGIVHTHSRHATIWAQAGQPLSALGTTHADYFYGEIPCTRKMTESEIEGDYERETGHVIIETFKEKGLSAKDIPAVLVNSHGPFAWGTSPDNAVHNAVVLEEIAYMNLFTRQLSSQIGSMQQVLLDKHYLRKHGKNAYYGQK
- the glcR_4 gene encoding HTH-type transcriptional repressor glcR, translated to MLQAERHKLICSHVSQNGSALVRDLAQLCLVSQETIRRDLTTLERENRIIRSFGGAVAIDQEEMPMVNVMPSSVKLSQMVDGAESFRKRTEEHPDAKMKISKAALKLIQPGDCIMLDNSSTCWFLARQIPDIDITVVTNSVKIIQALACRDRVRVIGIGGEYSERHDDFHGPIAESIIRSFQIKTLFLSCQGFNIENGIRDGSEINSKLKNIMLQVSENKVLLADNSKLGKYAFSQVCTFDDIDVLITNKLNDNNFQKQFSNLKIIECDK
- the lsrB gene encoding Autoinducer 2-binding protein lsrB precursor, which encodes MNMKKLVLPCLMSVALFSNVAMAESQKAQKPFTMGVVVKVGGIPWFNVMEQGITEEGKKLGVNAFQVGPTTADPAEQVRAIEDLIAKKVDVIGVVPNDAKVLEPVLKRAQDAGIKVITHESPDQKNADWDFELLDTQSMGANHMRDMAACMGEEGKYAMFVGSLTVPLVNEWADAAIAYQKANYPKMQMVDDRFGVAESVDDSMRTANDLLSKHKDLKGIMSFGSQGPIGAGRAIDKRRKNDETCVFGTFTPGQGIKLLEKGAIDGGYISNPKVAGQVFVQVATAMMNGEEIKDGVSIGDMGEIKVSGNTILSDNPVNLNIENTKKLVEVGL
- the araG gene encoding Arabinose import ATP-binding protein AraG, which translates into the protein MTSTSKADKSDPLITLRDLSKSFGGHRALRNIDLTLNKGEVHCLAGTNGCGKSTLIKTISGVYAPDDGSKIEIDGKSYHRLTPDKARELGVQVIYQDLSLFPNLTVAENIAFELNLKGYFGWFRKKQLREKALEILNELAFTIDPDTPVQFLPIAQRQQVAICRALVADARLVIMDEPTASLTRTEVNQLLSTVNYLKDKGITVVFVSHRLEEVKEISDRITVIRDGQKIGTWPAEGLTTRKITELMTGLDIVHERKPPNNAEDRRTVLEIKNLSRAGQYRDINLNLKRGEVLGLCGLLGSGRTELALSLFGITHPDSGELFIEGKPVKLKNNTDAIKRGIGYVSEDRLTLGAILQQSIADNMVISILDRLKTPWHLIDEKQCQDIVQEWIADLDIKVTDPNNALSTLSGGNQQKVVLAKWILTRPKVLILDSPTVGVDIGAKDSIYKLIHRLSGVGISILLITDEASEAYYNCDRILHMKQGSIVKEIVTDSINEQQLEEIING
- the rbsC_3 gene encoding Ribose transport system permease protein rbsC, translated to MANWQKLRPQSVEGWLTWVILIMVVFFTLMSPQFLTIQNLLDLSESYAVTGIFALGLFVVLVTGGIDISFAAVASVVQYVIATWLLQGFIASPAVSITLAIIIGIAFGLINAILIYSLNVVSIIITISMQSLLFGMLMWLTNGHSIYDLPDWWVDPVTILPFEVDGEYYQVGLPLIVMLGIAFLTWILMNKTHIGRQLYAVGGSQESASRIGIRVSVIYLFAYGYLGAMAAIGGMLQTYRMSEVVPSALVGGELDVLAAAVLGGASLSGGRGSVIGTLMGVFLIGILKNGLNLIGVSNYFVNIVIGLVILIAICITHYKKRKETDVGFV
- the alsC gene encoding D-allose transport system permease protein AlsC → MKKNAFFKIDGSVIGLLSIFVLAIAAFSIAMPGHFFTQNTFLSITFQLPELGLLTFAMFVPMLSGGLNLAIISTANLTGLFMAWVFINYLPVDAGTGTQLMWLVFALIGATVIAVIIGSLTGLMISHIGAHPILVTLGTMTIISGIGVYLTKGAALSGMPPIVRAIGSDTVLGVPIAMIIFIVTAILLALFLGCTRLGKNIYMSGSNINATWFSGIRTDRVMIAIYTISSLLCVLAGLIMMARFNSARMGYGDSYLLLTILAIVLGGTNPFGGVGKVSRVFCALLVLQVIATGLSLLGVSLHFNLAVWGITLILALAFKFFKEKWSAKRAMNRNQRLNKASTQS
- the ulaE gene encoding L-ribulose-5-phosphate 3-epimerase ulaE, whose translation is MRKHPIGIYEKALPKNSSWLEKLVIAKSAGYDFVEMSVDETDERLARLDWSIAERLEVVRAIQETGIRIPSMCLSGHRRFPFGSHDEATRMMAYTLMEKAIKLAQDLGIRTIQLAGYDVYYEEQDAETIANFEKGMQWVSEIAAASQVMCAVEIMDTPFMNSISKWQTLSDKIRSPWFSVYPDVGNLTAWGNDVEKEFTQGIEHVAAIHLKDTYAVTETCKGQFRDVPFGEGCVDFVNLFKLLKRLNYRGSFLIEMWTEKADEPLIEIIKARHWMEDKMQQAGWYNA
- the lyx gene encoding L-xylulose/3-keto-L-gulonate kinase; this encodes MNAFFMGVDLGGTVIKAGIYTAEGQEITVAEHSFPTESPQAGFSERNMEMLWEAACSVIRQAIQNSQLSPAQISGVSFSSHGKGLYLLNSQGKPVRNGIVSSDSRAQSIVDEWHQDGTADKAYPLSLQQLWASHPVALLRWLKQYEPDNYRDTQHVLMVHDYIRYRLTDQIACEETNISGSQLFNQTLSSYDPKLCQLFGIDEVNDKLAPVINSAQLAGTVTHKAAVESGLVEGTPVFGGFFDVVGAALASGVSQKDKLSAVAGTWTISTRVFDEIVPSDYPYVWSKYCIPGTYFVHEGSPTSASNLAWFTRHFFNQRLQDYDVLNHCVAEGATRPNDILFFPWLYGSNYHSNLHGGLLGLSSHHTDADIVYAIYQGIVFSHLLHQDRIVGLDNTTESIRFTGGPTQSPLWMQMFCDASNLPLDVVNVQQSGCQAAALCAAVGTGYYSGFDVAIAASTPKITTYQPNSVGYQQLRDKFARFKAVADALSQ